Within Bacillus sp. Marseille-Q1617, the genomic segment ACCTTCACTGCTTCTGTCATTCGCTCCATTATCAAAAAAGGGGCGCAGGTTGGACTGGTTTCAATCGGGAAGGAACATCAATCATTTCCGATAAGAGGCGGTGAAGAGCATCAAGGGCAGCTCTTCTATCATTTGGCGACGGTCCAGCCGGACAGCCGCTTTACACTAGGGAAAATACTTCAGGGTGAAGGGTTGAACTACTCTCAGTCTGCCGCTGTCTTTTTCGTTACAGCGTCCGTCTCGAAAAAAATGATCATGAGTGTCAATAATTATTCAAAACGCAACAGTTCAGTCGTGATTTTCCTCGTTAAGTCAAAAGGGGAGTCCTACACATCTGAGGAAAAAGCATTAAAAGCATATGCAGCTTCACGCGGGATTTGGCTGAAGGTATGCTATGACGGCGATTTCTCAACTGCCTTTTCGGAGGTGAAGCGAGCATGAGCGGAAAAGCATCTGCCAACCGATTTTATTCCGTCTTAATTTATCTGTTCGGGTTCCTGCTTTTGTGGGAGTGGCTGAAACCTTTGAAGGTTGTAACCGATACAGGTGATTTGACGTATTTTATTATTTTTATTGCATTGTCACTGACACTTTCCTATTTTGGGGTGCATTATTTGCTGTCGGGCATGGTTAAAACTATTTTTATCATGATCTCTTTACATGCCCTTTATATTCCGGGATCCTTGTTCGATCTCGCATGGCTGGGTGTATTCGCTAAAGACCTATGGCATAACTTGGGTCTCACGATTGGCAGGGATTGGTCAGGGTTGTCATTCGTCTATCGAAGCCTGCTGTTCTTTATCCTGCTGTGGCTGATGACGTATCTGATTTATTACTGGCTGTCGGTCAGGAAAGCGATTTTGCTTTTTTATATCATGACGGTTACGTATATAAGCGTCATGGATACGTTTACGGTGTATGAAGGAGACAAAGCGATCATACGTATCGTTGTGTTTGGGTTCCTGCTTATGGGACTGCTCGCGCTTGAGCGGTTGATCCAGGGTGAAAAGCTGCTCGGATCAAAAATGAGCAGGCACCGGTGGATCGTGCCGCTGACGGTGCTGCTTGGAGTCAGCTCAGTTGTCGCTTTTGCCGCACCTAAGGCCGACCCGATCTGGCCGGATCCGGTCCCGTATATTAAATCATTTGCGGAGGGTTCCGGCGGACTCCAAGGTGTGAGTAAGCTCGGCTACGATACGGACGATTCAAAGCTTGGCGGCCCTTTCATCGGCGATCCGACTATCGTTTTCACTGCTGAGGTTGCCAGGGAACATTACTGGAGAATCGAAACCAAAGATTTATATACGGGAAAAGGGTGGGAGCAGTCCATGGAAGAGGAGGCAGGAGTCCCTTTCCGTTCGGATGAAGAACTTCCATTTTCCCTCAATCCAAAAAATGAGGAACGTGAGCTTCAAACTGAAAAAGTCATGATTGAAGAAGCGTATCCTCATGTGGTCTATCCTTACGGGGTTGAAAAGGTGACTGGAAATGAAGAAGGTTCGTTCGAATTCATGCCTGTCAATGAGAAGATCAGAAGCTTTGATGAAGCCGGGGAGTCTGTAAGATTAGAAGAGTATACTCTCGATTATCGTTACCCTTCCTATTCTCAAAAAGGGATGAGGGCGGCGAACGCAGAACAGGAAGTGATGCAGGTTCCTGAGTTTGTGGAAAGATACACGCAAATACCTGAATCCACCCCGCAAAGGGTAAAGGATTTAGCGGTTGAAATCACCCAGGACGAAGCTGACTGGTATGACAAAGTCCGTGCCATTGAAGGGTATTTTGAAAAAGAGGCGTTTGTCTATGATCAATTCGACGTCGCGGTCCCGGAAGAAAATCAGGACTATGTCGATCAGTTCCTGTTTGAAACGCAAAGGGGATATTGTGATAACTTCTCGACTTCGATGGTCGTCATGGTCAGATCCCTCGGTATTCCCGCCCGCTGGGTAAAAGGGTATACAGAAGGGGATTACAGGCGCCAAATCGATTCAGAGTACAAGCTCTATGAAGTTTCGAATAATAATGCGCACTCCTGGGTTGAGGTGTTTTTCCCTGAAGTCGGCTGGGTTCCATTTGAACCAACCGTCGGATTCAACAGCAACATAGCGTATGAGTATGATTTGGATCTTGAAGATGCTGAAGAAGATCAGGTGCCGGTACCTGAAAAGGAGACGCCTAAAAAACCACTGGAACCTGAAGTGGATGAAACAACAAATGAAAGTGGATTTTCTATCAAGGATCTTTGGGACGACATTAAAACATTTTTTGCAGAAAACTGGGGTAAAATCCTGATTGGATTCATACTTTTGGCTGTGGCTGCTGCACTTGCCTACATTTACAGAAGGCGCTGGCTTCCTTACTTCCTGATTTTGTATTACCGGAGAAGAAAGTCGGAAGATGTTTATTCCGAAGCCTATATCTCATTGGTGAAACAATTAGGAAGATATGGATTAAAAATGCAGGACGGTCAGACGCTCAGAGGGTTCTCGCGTTATATCGATTCCTTCTTTGGAACCTATGAAATGACGAGTTTGACCAATCGTTATGAACGCACATTATATGGTCACAAGCCCGATCAGGAAGATTGGGTGAAGATGAGAGAATTATGGGAAAATTTAATTAAAAGGACAACTGGTTGACCGCTTCATCAACAAGGTTTAAAATGATGTCAAATTAATAATAGAGTTCGTTAGCATCCTTCGTATATCCTCGATAATATGGTTCGAAAGTTTCTACCCGGTCACCGTAAATGACTGGACTATGAAGGCAGTGTTCTATTTCGACATCTTTGCATGCCAAAAAACTAGAATCCTGCCTTTATACAGGCGGAGTCTAGTTTTTTTGCTTTTCTGGCCATTAATTGCCGCTGGTGATTTCCGTGCAAGACTACGCTTTCCGCGGGTGACCCGTGAGCCTCCTCGGCTATCGCCTCCGGGTAGAAAAGCGGAGGCGGCTCGTTCAGCCCCGACAAGCATAAGATGAATGGGCCGGGAAGGCGCTTTTTGCCTTCTTGGACCATTTAGCTTATGACCTCGAGGGGCTAGCCGCCAGAGCTGGACAAGTCTCACCTCCCGCAGGAGTCTTCGTCTTGCACTCCAATCAACAGCTTGGGAAAGTTAATACAACTGTATGTTTCCAGAATCCCAATCAACAATTCTTATAAGTAACCAAGGGTGGATTGGAGCGGAAGGCACTTGACTCCGACGGGATATAGAGGAAAAGTCGAGACCCCGCAGGCGGAACGCCGAGGAGGCTTGACTTCCTCCCCGCGGAAAGCAAGTGCCTGCAGCGGAATGGAACGGTCTCTGTTAGGGCTAGAAACAGAACACAATTTTTAAAGAATTGCTAACAAAAGGATGTATTTGTGGATGGTAAGGGAATCATACACAAAAGAGAGATAAATAAATGGATGAGGTGAACTGAATGCTAGGTAAAGAGGAATTGCATAATCAGGAAATGATCGTCGTTTTAGACTTTGGAAGTCAGTACAATCAGTTAATCACACGAAGAATTCGTGAATTCGGGGTGTACAGTGAACTTCACCCGCACACCATCACCCTCGAAGAAATCCAGGAAATGAATCCGACCGGAATCATTTTCTCGGGCGGCCCGAACAGCGTATACGGTGAAAATTCATTCCGTTGTGATGAACGGATTTTTGACCTGGATGTACCGATTCTTGGTATCTGCTACGGTATGCAGTTGATGACGATGCATTTCGGCGGTAAGGTAGAGCGTGCCAAGCACCGTGAATACGGGAAAGCGGCCATCAATATCGAGAAAACATCAAAACTCTTCTCCGGCCTTGAAGATGAACAAGTCGTATGGATGAGCCATGGGGATCTTGTGGTAGAAGCTCCTGAAGGCTTTGATGTAAATGCTACAAATCCATCATGCCCGATCGCATCCATGAGCAACGAAGAGAAAAATCTTTATGCCGTACAATTCCACCCGGAAGTTCGCCACTCTGTACACGGGAATGAAATGCTGAAGAATTTCGTATTTGAAGTATGCGGCTGCGAAGGCGACTGGACGATGGAAAGCTTCATCGATATGGAAATGGAGAAGATCCGTCAGACAGTCGGTGACAAAAAAGTCCTTTGTGCCCTTAGCGGCGGTGTGGATTCTTCTGTCGTAGCAGTCCTTATCCATAAAGCGATCGGCGATCAGTTGACGTGTATCTTCGTTGATCACGGCCTTCTCCGTAAAGGGGAAGCGGACAGCGTCATGAAAACATTCGCTGACGGCTTTAACATGAACGTGATCAAAGTGGATGCCCAGGACAGATTCCTCGACAAGTTGAAAGGTGTATCTGATCCTGAACAAAAGCGTAAAATCATCGGAAACGAGTTCATCTACGTCTTCGATGACGAAGCAACGAAATTAGAAGGTATCGAGTATCTTGCTCAAGGGACACTTTATACGGATATCATAGAAAGCGGGACAGCGACTGCACAAACGATCAAGTCCCATCATAACGTCGGGGGACTTCCTGAAGATATGCAGTTCACTTTGATTGAACCGTTAAATACTTTATTTAAAGATGAAGTGCGAGCGTTAGGTTCAGAGCTTGGTATTCCGGACGAGATCGTTTGGAGACAGCCGTTCCCTGGTCCGGGTCTTGGTATTCGCGTGCTTGGAGAAATTTCTGAAGAGAAGCTTGAAATCGTGCGGGAATCGGACTATATCCTTCGCGAAGAAATCAAGAAAGCCGGCCTTGACCGTGATATCTGGCAGTACTTCACTGTCTTACCTGATATCCGCAGTGTAGGTGTCATGGGAGATGCCAGAACATATGATTACACGATCGGAATCCGTGCCGTAACGTCGATTGACGGTATGACTTCCGACTGGGCACGTATTCCTTGGGATGTTCTTGAGAAGATTTCGACACGCATCGTAAATGAAGTCGATCACATTAACCGCGTCGTGTATGATGTAACGAGTAAGCCGCCTGCTACCATCGAGTGGGAGTAAACGATCGGTAAAATAAATGAGGGTAAATAATGCCCGCCCTGAACTCAAACCGAACATTTTATAATTAATTTTATAAAATGTTCGGTTTTTCTATTGACCGCTCTGTCGTTCGTTGGTACAATAGTCATGTCATAATAAATCTTAATATTTTATTGTTACGTCGTATAATTTCGGGAATAGGGCCCGAGCGTTTCTACCAAGCTACCGTAAATGGCTTGACTACGAGGTGATTGATGGAAGGACTTCATTTTAGCGCTGCTGTCCTATCTGTTTTTTATCTTACAGTCAAAGCTCTGAACTCTCGGTAGTTCAGAGCTTTTTTATTTTGAAATCTGCGACGCACAAGGGAGGAACTACAGAAATGAAGAATTTCTTTCAGTTTGAACAACTGGGGACGAATTACAGAAGAGAAATCATCGGGGGACTGACAACCTTCCTTTCAATGGCTTATATACTTGTTGTCAATCCGTTGACGTTGACACTCCAATCGGTACCGGATCTTCCGGACAGTATGAGAATGGACTCCGGTGCCGTGTTCGTAGCCACAGCTTTAGCTGCTGCAATCGGATCATTGATCATGGGGCTCCTCGCCAAATACCCGATCGCACTTGCACCGGGAATGGGGCTTAATGCATTTTTCGCTTATACGGTTGTTTTGACAATGGGCGTTTCATGGCAATCGGCTTTAACGGGTGTCTTAATTTCAGGAATAATCTTTATTTTACTGACGTTGACTGGAATTCGCGAGAAAATCATTAACTCCATCCCGGCTGAATTGAAGTTTGCAGTCGGAGCCGGTATCGGACTTTTCATTACATTTGTCGGTTTTCAAAATGCTGGAATTATCGTTAATAATGATGCTGTACTTGTAGGGATCGGGGATTTGACTCACGGTAACACCTTACTTGCGATCTTTGGAATTATCCTCACTGTGATCTTAATGACAAAAGGTGTAAAAGGCGGCATTTTCATAGGAATGGTCGCCACTGCAATTGTAGGTATGATTGTCGGTCTCATCGACACTCCGAAGGGTGTAGTGGACGCGGCACCTAGCCTTGCCCCGACCTTTGGTGCAGCGCTTGATCCGCTGTTTGGGGATGCAGGCAGCATTTTTACCATCCAGATGCTTGTTGTCGTCCTTACTTTCTTATTTGTCGATTTCTTTGATACAGCAGGTACACTTGTGGCAGTGGCGAATCAGGCAGGGTTAATGAAAGATAACAAGCTTCCGCGTGCAGGTAAAGCGCTGTTCGCTGATTCTTGTGCCACTGTTGTAGGGGCTATTCTTGGTACTTCAACGACGACATCTTATATTGAATCATCTGCAGGGGTTGCGGCAGGAGCGAGAACCGGATTTGCTTCAGTAGTCACGGGCGTTCTATTCTTGCTGTCCATATTCTTCTTCCCGCTGCTTGAGGTCATTACTGCACCGGTCACGGCTCCCGCACTTATCATCGTAGGTGTGCTGATGGTATCGTCATTAGGTGAAATTGACTGGAAGAAATTCGAAGTGGCTGTACCGGCATTCCTGACGATCGTGTCCATGCCGCTGACTTACAGCATCGCAACAGGTATAGCAATCGGATTTATCTTCTACCCAATCACTATGATCATGAAAGGCCGGACAAAAGAAATCCATCCGATCATGTACGGACTGTTCGTCATCTTTGTACTGTATTTTATATTTATCGCATAATATTTTTTGGGAACTGATCTCTTATTGAGGTCAGTTTTTTCTTTTTGAAAAAAGGATGTGGGAGGACAGAAGAGAATGTAATACTAATGGGGATTATATTTAATTGAAATATGTGTTCATTTTCGTTAAAATCATGAAATCGGATACTGTCGAAAATGGTCGAAATGATGGGGAGAAATTCATATGTCTACTTTAAGTGTAAAAAAAGCATTGAATAACAATGTGCTGATCGCCCAGCATGCGAATTATGGGGAAGTTGTACTGATCGGAAAAGGAATTGGGTTTAACCGGAAAAAAGGAGACCCGATTCAAAACGATATAGCTGAAAAAATGTTCGTCCTGAAAGGTGAGAAAGAGCAGGAACAGTATAAAAACTTGCTGCCCTTCCTTAATGAGGATATTTCCAACGTCATCATCTCGGCCATCGAATTGATACGAGAGCGCACGAATTCTTTTTTGAACGAACATATCCATATTGCCCTGACCGACCATATTCTCTTTGCCATCAACCGGCTGATGAGAGGGATGGAAATCCGCAATCCCTTTTTAGTAGAAACGAGGACTCTCTATCCATTTGAATACGAAATAGCCCGCGAAGTTGTGGAAATGATCAATGATATGACAGATGTGAACCTGCCTGAAGGGGAAGTGGGGTTCATTGCTCTTCATATCCACAGTGCCATGATGAATAAAGATCTTTCAGAAGTGAATCAGCATTCTCAGCTTATTTCAAGGCTTACGTCTATGATCGAACAGCAGCTGGACGTGAAAATCAACAAGGAAAGCGTAGACTATATGAGGCTTGTGCGTCATATTCGGTATACAATCGAGCGTGTCCTGCGTGAGGAACGTGTCGAGGAACCGGAAAAAATCGCAAAACTGTTGAAAGAGGAATACCCTCTCTGCTATAATTTATCATGGAAGCTGATCAAGATGATGCAGCAAACATTGAAGAAACCTGTTTATGACGCAGAAGCAGTATACTTAACCATGCATCTGCAGCGTATCCAGAACAAAGTTAAATAATGTACTTATCTATCTTACGTGTTACTGATTCGATCAGGCATGAGTAAAGAAGATAATTGAAACGTATTTTTTGGGGTAGTCTATCCTTATACGTTCATTATCCTCTTTTCTCATGCCTTTTTTGTTTGCAGCTATCATCTCATCTGCTGAAATAAAACACTATTTATCCATTAAAAGGAGGAAAACTTTTATGTTTAAAAAGGCTTTTGGCGTCTTACAAAAAGTCGGTAAAGCACTTATGCTTCCAGTTGCGATTTTACCGGCTGCCGGACTTCTGCTTGCATTTGGTAATGCCCTGCAGAATCCTACTTTATTAGAAATTGCTCCATTCCTTGCAAGCGGCGGAGTCGAAATGGTTGCCAGTGTCATGGAACAAGCTGGCGGAATCATCTTTGGAAACTTGGCACTCCTCTTCGCAGTCGGTGTAGCCATAGGGCTTGCTGGCGGTGAAGGTGTTGCCGGACTAGCAGCCATCGTTGGTTTCTTGATTATGAATGTCACGATGGGAACTGTGGAAGGATTGGGAATCGGTGATGTAACAGGTGAAGGGGTGGACCCTGCCTATGCACTTGTTCTTGGGATCCCTACACTTCAAACCGGGGTATTCGGCGGTATCATCGTCGGTATTCTGGCAGCGTATATGTATAATCGTTTCTTCCAAATCGAACTTCCTTCATATTTAGGATTCTTCGCTGGTAAACGATTCGTTCCGATTGCAACAGCAGCCTCTGCGGTTGTTCTGGGATTATTAATGCTTTTAATCTGGCCGCCGATCCAAAACGGCTTGAATGCATTCTCGAACTTTATGCTAGGTGAAAACAGAGCGTTTGCAGCCTTTATCTTTGGTGTAATCGAACGTGCTCTAATTCCATTTGGACTTCACCATATTTTCTACTCACCATTCTGGTTTGAGTTTGGAACGTACACATCGGAAGCCGGGAACATCATCCGCGGTGACCAGGCAATCTTTATGAAACAAATTCAAGACGGTGTTCAAGATCTGACAGCAGGTACCTTCATGACAGGTAAATTCCCGTTCATGATGTTCGGTCTTCCCGCAGCAGCACTTGCCATCTACCATGAAGCACGCCCTGAGCGTAAAGCGGTTGTAGCAGGGATCATGGGATCTGCTGCTTTAACATCATTCCTGACAGGTATTACAGAACCGATTGAATTCTCATTCTTATTCGTAGCACCGGTACTATTCGGTATCCATACGATTTTCGCAGGTCTGTCATTCTTAACGATGCATCTATTGGATGTTAAAATTGGTATGACATTCTCAGGCGGTCTGATCGACTATATCTTATTTGGTCTTATCAACCCGCAGACAAATGCATGGATTGTCATCCCTGTAGGTCTGGTATTTGCAGTCATTTACTACTTCGGATTCCGTTTTGCGATCCGCAAATGGAACCTGATGACTCCTGGTCGTGAAGAAGTGGAAGATGAAGACGACGCAGATGCAGGTACAGGTACAGCGGGCGAACTTCCATACAATGTTCTTGAAGCGCTGGGTGGAGAAGA encodes:
- a CDS encoding NCS2 family permease, which encodes MKNFFQFEQLGTNYRREIIGGLTTFLSMAYILVVNPLTLTLQSVPDLPDSMRMDSGAVFVATALAAAIGSLIMGLLAKYPIALAPGMGLNAFFAYTVVLTMGVSWQSALTGVLISGIIFILLTLTGIREKIINSIPAELKFAVGAGIGLFITFVGFQNAGIIVNNDAVLVGIGDLTHGNTLLAIFGIILTVILMTKGVKGGIFIGMVATAIVGMIVGLIDTPKGVVDAAPSLAPTFGAALDPLFGDAGSIFTIQMLVVVLTFLFVDFFDTAGTLVAVANQAGLMKDNKLPRAGKALFADSCATVVGAILGTSTTTSYIESSAGVAAGARTGFASVVTGVLFLLSIFFFPLLEVITAPVTAPALIIVGVLMVSSLGEIDWKKFEVAVPAFLTIVSMPLTYSIATGIAIGFIFYPITMIMKGRTKEIHPIMYGLFVIFVLYFIFIA
- the ptsG gene encoding glucose-specific PTS transporter subunit IIBC; the protein is MFKKAFGVLQKVGKALMLPVAILPAAGLLLAFGNALQNPTLLEIAPFLASGGVEMVASVMEQAGGIIFGNLALLFAVGVAIGLAGGEGVAGLAAIVGFLIMNVTMGTVEGLGIGDVTGEGVDPAYALVLGIPTLQTGVFGGIIVGILAAYMYNRFFQIELPSYLGFFAGKRFVPIATAASAVVLGLLMLLIWPPIQNGLNAFSNFMLGENRAFAAFIFGVIERALIPFGLHHIFYSPFWFEFGTYTSEAGNIIRGDQAIFMKQIQDGVQDLTAGTFMTGKFPFMMFGLPAAALAIYHEARPERKAVVAGIMGSAALTSFLTGITEPIEFSFLFVAPVLFGIHTIFAGLSFLTMHLLDVKIGMTFSGGLIDYILFGLINPQTNAWIVIPVGLVFAVIYYFGFRFAIRKWNLMTPGREEVEDEDDADAGTGTAGELPYNVLEALGGEENISHLDACITRLRVSVNDAKNVDKPRLKKLGASGVLEVGNSIQAIFGPKSDTLKSQMQDIMRGKAPRKAQTSANEEVEQQIEEVNPDALQTTEEEKNEKFVAPITGEIKEITEVPDQVFSGKMMGDGFAIVPSEGTIVSPVDGKVVNVFPTKHALGLESKNGREVLIHVGIDTVKLEGKGFEALVKEGDQVEAGQPLLEVDLDYIKENAPSIMTPIVFTNLKEGQQVTLEKTGKVNRNDENIIKID
- the guaA gene encoding glutamine-hydrolyzing GMP synthase; this encodes MLGKEELHNQEMIVVLDFGSQYNQLITRRIREFGVYSELHPHTITLEEIQEMNPTGIIFSGGPNSVYGENSFRCDERIFDLDVPILGICYGMQLMTMHFGGKVERAKHREYGKAAINIEKTSKLFSGLEDEQVVWMSHGDLVVEAPEGFDVNATNPSCPIASMSNEEKNLYAVQFHPEVRHSVHGNEMLKNFVFEVCGCEGDWTMESFIDMEMEKIRQTVGDKKVLCALSGGVDSSVVAVLIHKAIGDQLTCIFVDHGLLRKGEADSVMKTFADGFNMNVIKVDAQDRFLDKLKGVSDPEQKRKIIGNEFIYVFDDEATKLEGIEYLAQGTLYTDIIESGTATAQTIKSHHNVGGLPEDMQFTLIEPLNTLFKDEVRALGSELGIPDEIVWRQPFPGPGLGIRVLGEISEEKLEIVRESDYILREEIKKAGLDRDIWQYFTVLPDIRSVGVMGDARTYDYTIGIRAVTSIDGMTSDWARIPWDVLEKISTRIVNEVDHINRVVYDVTSKPPATIEWE
- a CDS encoding transglutaminaseTgpA domain-containing protein, which translates into the protein MSGKASANRFYSVLIYLFGFLLLWEWLKPLKVVTDTGDLTYFIIFIALSLTLSYFGVHYLLSGMVKTIFIMISLHALYIPGSLFDLAWLGVFAKDLWHNLGLTIGRDWSGLSFVYRSLLFFILLWLMTYLIYYWLSVRKAILLFYIMTVTYISVMDTFTVYEGDKAIIRIVVFGFLLMGLLALERLIQGEKLLGSKMSRHRWIVPLTVLLGVSSVVAFAAPKADPIWPDPVPYIKSFAEGSGGLQGVSKLGYDTDDSKLGGPFIGDPTIVFTAEVAREHYWRIETKDLYTGKGWEQSMEEEAGVPFRSDEELPFSLNPKNEERELQTEKVMIEEAYPHVVYPYGVEKVTGNEEGSFEFMPVNEKIRSFDEAGESVRLEEYTLDYRYPSYSQKGMRAANAEQEVMQVPEFVERYTQIPESTPQRVKDLAVEITQDEADWYDKVRAIEGYFEKEAFVYDQFDVAVPEENQDYVDQFLFETQRGYCDNFSTSMVVMVRSLGIPARWVKGYTEGDYRRQIDSEYKLYEVSNNNAHSWVEVFFPEVGWVPFEPTVGFNSNIAYEYDLDLEDAEEDQVPVPEKETPKKPLEPEVDETTNESGFSIKDLWDDIKTFFAENWGKILIGFILLAVAAALAYIYRRRWLPYFLILYYRRRKSEDVYSEAYISLVKQLGRYGLKMQDGQTLRGFSRYIDSFFGTYEMTSLTNRYERTLYGHKPDQEDWVKMRELWENLIKRTTG
- the glcT gene encoding glucose PTS transporter transcription antiterminator GlcT → MSTLSVKKALNNNVLIAQHANYGEVVLIGKGIGFNRKKGDPIQNDIAEKMFVLKGEKEQEQYKNLLPFLNEDISNVIISAIELIRERTNSFLNEHIHIALTDHILFAINRLMRGMEIRNPFLVETRTLYPFEYEIAREVVEMINDMTDVNLPEGEVGFIALHIHSAMMNKDLSEVNQHSQLISRLTSMIEQQLDVKINKESVDYMRLVRHIRYTIERVLREERVEEPEKIAKLLKEEYPLCYNLSWKLIKMMQQTLKKPVYDAEAVYLTMHLQRIQNKVK